A single region of the Saprospiraceae bacterium genome encodes:
- a CDS encoding gluconate 2-dehydrogenase subunit 3 family protein, which produces MNRREALKQAALLTGIAVSGSVATAILQGCQAEHIPDFTPVFFTPEQMKEITAMAETILPHSADSPGAIDVGVPAFIDQIANEALKPEQQTKAREGIDQLIQACQAKNGKLFSALSAAEQLAYLKEVDTNAKQAKGQSYYLEMKQLVILGYYTSESVGTEVLAYDPIPGAYNGCIDLSETGGKVWSL; this is translated from the coding sequence ATGAACAGACGGGAAGCATTAAAACAGGCGGCATTGCTAACGGGAATAGCCGTAAGTGGCTCCGTGGCAACAGCTATCTTGCAAGGCTGCCAGGCTGAACATATACCAGATTTTACCCCTGTATTTTTTACGCCTGAACAAATGAAGGAAATCACTGCTATGGCAGAGACCATCCTCCCTCATTCTGCGGATAGCCCCGGAGCCATTGATGTGGGCGTTCCAGCCTTTATTGACCAGATAGCAAATGAGGCCCTGAAACCGGAACAACAAACGAAGGCCAGGGAAGGCATCGATCAATTGATCCAGGCTTGCCAAGCTAAAAATGGTAAACTGTTTTCTGCTTTATCGGCAGCAGAACAATTGGCGTACCTCAAAGAGGTGGATACAAATGCGAAACAAGCAAAAGGACAATCTTACTATCTGGAAATGAAACAGCTGGTCATTCTGGGGTATTATACCTCCGAATCTGTAGGCACAGAAGTGCTGGCCTATGATCCTATTCCGGGTGCATACAATGGCTGTATCGACCTATCGGAAACAGGAGGAAAAGTATGGTCTCTTTAA